A stretch of [Clostridium] innocuum DNA encodes these proteins:
- a CDS encoding histidine phosphatase family protein: MGLYFVRHGQTDWNVRGKLQGKSDIALNETGRLQAVETREKLKQVAMDAIYCSPLMRARETAEIINVLWELPIQCDDRLMERSFGDMEGALRKDVPFDDLWAFSSASMFAGGEDTAHFYERVESFLKEILPYAQEKEILIVAHGGVSIPYQCFFEGYACVENLSDLIIANCEVRHYAAKQIQELVKG; this comes from the coding sequence ATGGGTTTATATTTTGTAAGACACGGGCAGACGGACTGGAATGTAAGGGGAAAGCTGCAGGGGAAGAGTGATATTGCATTGAATGAGACCGGACGCCTGCAGGCTGTGGAAACAAGAGAAAAGCTGAAGCAGGTAGCCATGGATGCCATTTATTGTTCACCGCTGATGCGTGCGAGAGAAACGGCTGAAATTATCAATGTGCTGTGGGAGCTCCCCATACAGTGCGATGACCGCCTGATGGAGAGAAGCTTCGGTGATATGGAAGGTGCATTGCGAAAGGATGTTCCCTTCGATGACCTGTGGGCATTTTCTTCCGCATCCATGTTTGCGGGCGGTGAGGATACCGCACATTTCTATGAACGGGTAGAGAGCTTTTTAAAGGAGATTCTCCCGTATGCGCAGGAAAAGGAAATTCTGATTGTAGCACATGGCGGAGTCAGTATTCCCTATCAGTGCTTCTTCGAGGGCTATGCGTGTGTGGAAAATCTGAGTGATCTCATCATCGCAAATTGTGAAGTCAGGCACTATGCCGCAAAGCAAATACAGGAGTTGGTAAAGGGATAA
- a CDS encoding Tat (twin-arginine translocation) pathway signal sequence encodes MQSGRDYSINVMKRTEVLIRPVLKKAGATVANAVANAMTNSIANGNEQVHIIVRIHLLRGYEDILMNEQVLIRGNLDYYEMVEHARRLQKKLKQYLA; translated from the coding sequence ATGCAAAGCGGTAGAGATTACTCCATAAATGTTATGAAACGCACAGAGGTGCTGATTCGTCCGGTATTGAAAAAAGCCGGTGCCACAGTAGCAAATGCGGTGGCCAATGCTATGACAAACAGTATAGCCAACGGCAATGAACAGGTTCATATAATCGTTCGCATCCACCTGTTGCGAGGCTATGAGGACATTCTTATGAATGAACAGGTGCTCATAAGGGGAAATCTGGATTATTACGAAATGGTAGAGCATGCCCGCAGGCTTCAAAAAAAGCTGAAGCAGTATCTTGCGTAA
- a CDS encoding MerR family transcriptional regulator, whose translation MKEKKYLTAGQFAKICGVEKHVLFHYDEIGLFQPVMVNENGYRYYSYHQYDTFSVITKLKKMGMPLKDIKVFLEQRSPAVFLQLLEDKFEEVDREIEKLLALKRMMVYMKESTLFAVTHEDEDITIRQYPREILLCSDDLENASSRSFASFMEEYISFCKEHNVLVQESVGCMIKTDNIRNRDYLNFSYLFMKIEKDIRRNTHIREEGSYLCAWHKGSYDTIQNTYERMLAYAEQCNLIIGPYAYEEYLIADIAQKDHTRYVTYIRMDLVD comes from the coding sequence ATGAAGGAAAAGAAATATCTGACAGCAGGACAGTTTGCGAAAATCTGCGGGGTGGAAAAGCATGTATTGTTTCATTACGATGAGATCGGGCTCTTTCAGCCGGTCATGGTCAACGAGAACGGCTACCGGTATTATTCCTATCATCAGTACGATACCTTTTCCGTCATCACCAAGCTGAAAAAAATGGGAATGCCGCTGAAGGATATCAAGGTATTTCTGGAGCAGCGCAGTCCTGCAGTGTTTCTGCAGCTGCTGGAGGATAAGTTTGAGGAGGTGGACCGGGAGATTGAAAAGCTGCTTGCCCTGAAGCGAATGATGGTCTATATGAAGGAAAGCACGCTGTTTGCGGTAACGCATGAGGATGAGGATATCACCATACGCCAATATCCCAGAGAGATACTGCTTTGCAGCGATGATCTGGAGAATGCCTCCAGCCGCAGCTTTGCCTCCTTCATGGAGGAATATATCAGCTTCTGTAAGGAACATAATGTACTGGTTCAGGAATCTGTGGGCTGTATGATCAAGACAGATAATATACGTAACAGGGATTATCTCAATTTCTCTTATCTTTTTATGAAGATTGAAAAGGATATCCGCCGGAACACGCATATTCGTGAGGAAGGGAGCTATCTGTGTGCATGGCATAAGGGCTCCTATGATACGATTCAGAATACCTACGAGCGGATGCTTGCGTATGCTGAGCAATGCAATTTAATAATCGGTCCCTACGCCTACGAGGAATATCTAATTGCCGATATCGCACAAAAGGATCATACTCGGTACGTGACCTATATTCGTATGGATCTGGTGGATTAG
- a CDS encoding rod shape-determining protein — MARKIGIDLGTTNLLICVDNKGILVDEPSIITVDATTKKCIAAGLDARDMLGRTPKNMICIRPLKDGVVADFEATDMMLNYFLKKCDLKGMFKKNVILICHPTKITSVEKNAIRDCAYRAGAKKVYLEEEPKIAALGAGLDIGKASGNMVLDIGGGTSDIAVLSLGDIVCSTSIKTAGNKITQDILENVRIQKKMYIGEQTADEIKRRIANALVVKEPETITISGRDVETGLPHSIDINSNEVESYIRSSLQEIVHATKTILEVTPPELAADIVQHGLVLTGGGALLKNLDQLMRNELQIPVYVAENALKCVVDGCTIMLQNL, encoded by the coding sequence ATGGCAAGAAAAATTGGAATTGACTTGGGAACAACAAATTTACTCATTTGTGTAGATAACAAAGGAATCCTGGTGGATGAACCTTCCATCATTACAGTAGATGCTACAACTAAGAAATGTATAGCGGCAGGTCTTGATGCGAGAGATATGCTGGGACGTACACCGAAAAACATGATATGTATCCGTCCGTTAAAGGACGGTGTGGTTGCTGACTTTGAGGCAACTGACATGATGCTGAACTATTTTCTAAAGAAATGCGACCTAAAGGGCATGTTTAAAAAGAACGTGATTTTAATATGTCATCCGACAAAAATCACTTCTGTTGAAAAAAATGCAATCCGGGACTGTGCATACCGTGCCGGAGCAAAAAAGGTATATCTGGAAGAGGAACCTAAAATAGCAGCACTCGGTGCAGGACTGGATATCGGTAAGGCAAGTGGAAATATGGTGCTGGATATCGGGGGAGGTACGAGCGATATTGCAGTGCTTTCTCTTGGGGATATCGTATGCTCTACCTCAATCAAAACTGCAGGAAATAAGATTACACAGGATATTCTGGAAAATGTACGCATTCAGAAGAAAATGTATATCGGTGAACAGACGGCGGATGAAATCAAACGCCGTATTGCGAATGCGCTGGTTGTTAAAGAACCGGAAACCATTACCATTTCAGGACGTGATGTGGAAACCGGGCTGCCACATTCCATTGACATCAACAGCAATGAGGTGGAAAGCTACATAAGAAGCAGCTTACAGGAAATCGTTCATGCCACGAAGACGATTCTGGAGGTGACACCACCGGAGCTGGCAGCGGATATTGTTCAGCATGGGCTTGTCCTTACCGGAGGCGGTGCATTATTGAAAAATCTGGATCAGCTGATGCGCAATGAGCTTCAAATTCCTGTATATGTTGCTGAAAATGCATTGAAATGCGTTGTAGACGGCTGTACCATTATGCTTCAGAATTTATAA
- the tnpA gene encoding IS200/IS605 family transposase, whose translation MLDLDSNAHSVFALRYHLIMTTKYRRRVFDDVISDRAKDIFLHIARSYNISLQEWNHDVDHIHILFSAHPNSCLTKFINAYKSASSRLLKKEFPEIREKLWKEAFWSQSFCLISTGGVTTDIIKAYIESQGEKNGVKKRVSV comes from the coding sequence ATGCTAGATTTAGACAGTAATGCTCATTCAGTGTTTGCTCTCCGTTATCATTTGATCATGACAACTAAATATCGGCGTCGTGTGTTCGATGATGTCATCAGTGATCGTGCAAAAGATATCTTTCTTCATATTGCCAGATCCTATAACATCTCTCTTCAAGAATGGAATCATGATGTCGATCATATTCATATCCTGTTCTCTGCTCACCCTAACTCTTGTCTTACGAAATTCATCAATGCGTATAAGAGTGCCAGTTCACGTTTATTGAAGAAGGAGTTTCCTGAAATTCGTGAAAAGCTTTGGAAAGAAGCATTTTGGAGTCAGAGCTTCTGTTTGATCAGTACAGGAGGTGTCACCACCGACATCATCAAAGCTTATATCGAAAGTCAAGGTGAGAAGAATGGTGTCAAGAAAAGGGTATCAGTTTAG
- a CDS encoding ROK family protein translates to MLITFDIGGTSIKYGILTLRKGQPVFVMQDEVSSDARVLKGPGILHRVESLIAKAMRQDIKGIAISTAGMVDAEKGCIQYANDNIPEYTGLQFKQQLEARFHIPCWVENDVNAAALGEAVFGAGKGAAHVLMLTIGTGIGGAVVIDYTIYRGCSGSAGEIGYMWVKDHHFQDIASTTALVQHVEAQTKEADLNGKIICTRAKRGDAVCMQAIRELCSHIAIGVSSCACLMNPQIVILGGGIMTQKELFAPLMETYLKQYMNEEIYAHTQLAFAQLGNRAGMVGACAYWMKQEGIRFA, encoded by the coding sequence ATGCTTATTACATTTGATATCGGAGGAACTTCCATCAAGTATGGTATCCTTACACTGCGAAAGGGCCAGCCGGTGTTTGTGATGCAGGATGAGGTGAGCAGCGATGCCAGAGTATTGAAGGGGCCTGGCATCCTGCATCGTGTTGAGTCACTGATTGCAAAGGCTATGCGGCAGGATATCAAAGGTATTGCTATTTCAACAGCAGGGATGGTTGATGCGGAAAAGGGATGTATTCAGTATGCCAATGATAATATTCCGGAATATACCGGATTGCAGTTTAAACAGCAGCTGGAAGCCCGCTTTCATATCCCCTGCTGGGTGGAGAACGATGTGAACGCCGCTGCTTTGGGAGAAGCAGTCTTCGGTGCCGGAAAGGGTGCTGCTCATGTACTGATGCTGACAATCGGAACAGGGATCGGAGGAGCTGTGGTAATCGATTATACCATCTACCGTGGCTGTAGCGGAAGTGCTGGAGAAATCGGCTACATGTGGGTAAAGGATCATCACTTTCAGGATATCGCAAGCACAACAGCACTGGTTCAGCATGTGGAGGCACAGACAAAGGAAGCTGATTTGAATGGAAAAATCATATGTACACGGGCAAAACGCGGTGATGCTGTGTGTATGCAGGCAATCCGGGAGCTGTGCAGCCATATCGCTATTGGCGTAAGCAGCTGTGCCTGTCTGATGAATCCGCAGATCGTTATTCTTGGAGGCGGTATCATGACACAGAAGGAATTGTTTGCACCGCTGATGGAAACATATCTAAAGCAGTATATGAATGAAGAAATCTATGCGCATACACAGCTTGCTTTTGCACAGCTGGGAAATCGTGCCGGAATGGTTGGCGCTTGTGCTTACTGGATGAAACAGGAAGGAATCCGGTTCGCTTGA
- a CDS encoding transposase gives MVSRKGYQFRIYPNKEQEIFFTKTFGCVRFLYNHMLDDKIKYYEKTKKMKQTTPASYKKDHPFLKEVDSLALANAQLHLEAAFEKFFKETDISFPKWKSKHQAKQSYTTNMVNGNIRLFSAIQNQTTYLRLPKAGDVRIHMHRIPQGILKAVTISKQQDRYIATCLFEYENKVESKEVVHVLGLDYSQKHLYVDSEGQVCDYPHFYRASEKRLVREQRKLSKMIKGSNNYKKQRNKVAKLHAHIGQQRKDFLHKESRKIANSWDMVVVEDIDMKTMSQGLQLGKNLMDNGFGTLRNYLKYKLEDVGKRFIKIDKWYASTQICNHCGAKRKIGLNERIYQCPKCGHIEDRDINAAKNIRDEGIRLHRG, from the coding sequence ATGGTGTCAAGAAAAGGGTATCAGTTTAGAATCTATCCAAACAAGGAGCAAGAGATTTTCTTTACCAAAACATTTGGTTGTGTCCGTTTTTTATACAATCATATGTTAGATGACAAAATCAAATATTATGAAAAAACTAAGAAAATGAAACAAACGACACCTGCATCCTATAAGAAGGATCATCCATTTCTCAAGGAAGTAGATTCTTTGGCATTAGCAAACGCTCAGCTACATTTAGAAGCTGCTTTCGAAAAGTTCTTCAAAGAAACAGATATCAGTTTTCCCAAATGGAAATCAAAGCATCAGGCGAAACAAAGTTACACGACAAATATGGTCAACGGAAATATCCGATTATTTAGTGCGATACAAAACCAAACGACCTATCTACGTTTACCAAAGGCAGGTGATGTAAGGATCCATATGCATCGCATACCACAGGGGATATTAAAAGCAGTGACGATAAGCAAACAGCAGGATCGTTATATTGCGACATGTCTGTTTGAATATGAAAATAAAGTAGAAAGTAAAGAAGTGGTACATGTGTTAGGTCTTGATTATTCGCAAAAACATTTATATGTAGATAGTGAAGGTCAGGTATGTGACTATCCCCATTTTTACCGTGCGAGTGAGAAGCGATTAGTAAGAGAACAACGCAAACTTTCCAAGATGATCAAAGGAAGTAATAACTATAAGAAGCAAAGGAACAAGGTAGCCAAGCTGCATGCCCATATAGGACAGCAAAGAAAAGATTTTCTACATAAAGAAAGCAGGAAGATAGCCAATTCCTGGGATATGGTAGTTGTAGAAGATATCGACATGAAAACTATGAGCCAAGGATTACAGCTAGGAAAGAATCTTATGGATAATGGCTTTGGCACCTTGAGAAATTATTTGAAGTACAAGTTGGAAGATGTGGGAAAACGGTTTATAAAAATCGATAAATGGTATGCCAGCACACAGATATGTAACCACTGTGGAGCAAAGAGAAAGATAGGACTGAATGAAAGAATCTATCAATGTCCGAAATGTGGTCATATAGAAGATCGTGATATCAATGCAGCGAAGAATATACGTGATGAAGGTATACGATTACATAGAGGTTAG
- a CDS encoding ABC transporter ATP-binding protein, giving the protein MKLILHYLKRYKKLFIINVISVFGFALVELGIPTIIADMIDVGVMNADTDYIIRMGFVVLLISLIGVSMTILLGYCCAKISTAITRDIRNDIFDHAQRFTAYEFNRFGISSMITRTNNDAFQIQMFVNVLLRTALMTPIMFVASIIMTARASLPLSGIIVATIPLIIIGVFVVAKISKPISENQQASLDSLNRISRENLSGIRVIRAFDNDAYEQQRFDDTNEKFTGYSKKLFKLMMMTSPIFFLLMNVAGLCIYWVAALLIQGGDLPLGQLVAFMDYLFHAMFSIMLFCTVFMMYPRAEVSAKRIEAVFDTVPLVHNDGKRMDGNQQGTISFEHVTFVYPDGEEPVLKDVSFSAKKGETIAFIGSTGSGKSTLVNLIPRFYDVSEGSIRIDGVDIRDYDLFELRSRLGVIPQKAFLFNGTIADNIRFGKPDATMEEVIQAAKTAQAYDFIMEKEHGFEEEITEGATNVSGGQKQRLSIARALVRKPDIYVFDDSFSALDFRTDATLRKELKKETGDAIVMVVAQRISSIMEADRIVVLNEGNVIGTGTHRELLKNCEIYKEIALSQLSEEELAHE; this is encoded by the coding sequence TTGAAACTTATTTTGCATTATCTGAAACGATATAAAAAACTATTCATTATCAATGTCATCTCCGTTTTCGGATTTGCATTGGTGGAACTTGGCATCCCGACCATAATCGCGGATATGATCGATGTCGGTGTTATGAATGCCGATACGGATTATATCATCCGCATGGGATTTGTCGTACTGCTGATCTCACTGATCGGCGTCAGTATGACAATTCTTCTCGGGTATTGCTGTGCAAAGATTTCCACGGCAATTACCAGAGATATCCGAAATGATATCTTTGATCATGCACAGCGCTTTACTGCGTATGAATTTAACAGGTTCGGGATTTCTTCCATGATTACCCGTACCAACAATGATGCTTTTCAGATTCAGATGTTTGTCAATGTGCTGCTTCGTACTGCATTGATGACGCCGATCATGTTCGTTGCAAGTATTATCATGACGGCCAGAGCATCACTGCCTTTGAGCGGTATCATTGTGGCAACCATCCCGTTGATTATCATCGGAGTCTTTGTGGTTGCGAAGATCAGTAAACCGATTTCCGAAAATCAGCAGGCATCCCTGGATAGTCTGAACCGGATTTCCCGTGAGAACTTAAGTGGAATCCGTGTGATTCGTGCATTTGACAACGACGCCTATGAACAGCAGCGCTTTGATGATACCAACGAGAAATTCACAGGCTATTCCAAAAAGCTGTTTAAGCTGATGATGATGACCTCGCCGATTTTCTTCCTGCTTATGAACGTAGCAGGCCTGTGCATTTACTGGGTGGCTGCTTTACTCATTCAGGGTGGCGATTTGCCGCTTGGTCAGCTGGTGGCCTTCATGGATTATCTGTTCCACGCCATGTTCTCCATTATGCTGTTTTGCACAGTCTTTATGATGTATCCGCGTGCAGAGGTCAGTGCCAAGCGTATTGAAGCAGTATTTGATACGGTACCGCTGGTGCACAATGACGGAAAACGCATGGATGGAAATCAGCAGGGAACGATCAGCTTCGAGCATGTGACCTTCGTCTATCCGGATGGGGAAGAGCCGGTGTTGAAGGATGTCAGCTTTTCTGCGAAAAAGGGTGAAACGATTGCCTTTATCGGAAGTACCGGGTCGGGAAAAAGTACACTGGTCAATCTGATACCGCGGTTTTACGATGTCAGCGAGGGAAGTATCCGGATCGACGGTGTGGATATCCGCGACTATGATTTATTTGAGCTGCGCTCCCGCTTAGGTGTGATACCGCAGAAAGCCTTTCTGTTCAATGGAACGATTGCGGACAATATCCGCTTTGGAAAACCGGACGCAACCATGGAAGAGGTTATACAGGCGGCAAAAACCGCGCAGGCATATGACTTCATCATGGAAAAGGAGCATGGCTTTGAGGAAGAAATCACCGAGGGAGCGACCAATGTTTCCGGTGGGCAGAAGCAGCGTCTTTCCATTGCCCGGGCGCTGGTGCGCAAGCCGGATATCTATGTGTTTGATGATTCCTTCTCCGCACTGGACTTCAGAACGGATGCAACACTGCGCAAAGAGCTGAAAAAAGAAACCGGTGATGCCATCGTCATGGTTGTTGCACAGCGCATTTCCAGCATTATGGAAGCAGACCGCATTGTTGTGTTAAATGAAGGAAACGTCATCGGTACCGGAACTCACCGGGAATTGCTGAAGAACTGTGAAATCTACAAGGAAATCGCATTGTCTCAGCTCAGTGAGGAGGAACTGGCACATGAATAA
- a CDS encoding GGGtGRT protein gives MALFESYERRIDTINKVLNSYGISSIEEAKKLCDDLGVDVYNIVKEIQPICFENACWAYIAGAAIAIKKGDKSAYEVAKSLGEGLQSFCIPGSVADDRKVGIGHGNLAAMLLSDETKCFAFLAGHESFAAAEGAIGIARNANKARKEPLRVILNGLGKDAAKIISRINGFTYVETQFDYFTGELKELSRTAYSQGERAAVNCYGVDDVREGVAVMHHEGVDVSITGNSTNPTRFQHPVAGTYKKECIEQGKKYFSVASGGGTGRTLHPDNMAAGPASYGMTDTMGRMHSDAQFAGSSSVPAHVEMMGLIGMGNNPMVGASVAVAVAVSEAMNK, from the coding sequence ATGGCATTATTTGAAAGTTACGAAAGACGTATTGATACGATCAATAAAGTTTTAAACTCATATGGTATTTCTTCTATCGAAGAAGCAAAAAAACTGTGTGACGATTTAGGTGTAGATGTATACAACATCGTGAAGGAAATCCAGCCAATCTGTTTTGAGAATGCTTGCTGGGCTTACATCGCTGGTGCTGCAATCGCAATCAAAAAAGGCGACAAGAGCGCATATGAAGTAGCAAAATCACTGGGTGAAGGTCTGCAGAGCTTCTGTATTCCTGGATCCGTTGCAGATGACCGCAAGGTTGGTATCGGGCACGGTAACCTGGCTGCTATGCTGCTGAGCGATGAAACAAAATGTTTTGCATTCCTTGCAGGACACGAAAGCTTTGCTGCTGCTGAGGGTGCTATCGGTATTGCACGTAATGCAAACAAGGCTCGTAAAGAACCGCTGCGTGTTATCCTGAACGGTTTGGGAAAGGATGCTGCAAAGATCATTTCCCGTATCAACGGATTTACCTATGTAGAAACTCAGTTTGACTACTTCACAGGAGAACTGAAAGAGCTGTCCAGAACGGCTTATTCTCAGGGAGAAAGAGCTGCTGTAAACTGCTATGGTGTGGACGATGTTCGTGAAGGTGTTGCAGTTATGCATCACGAGGGTGTTGATGTTTCCATCACTGGTAACTCTACGAACCCTACACGTTTCCAGCACCCGGTTGCAGGTACATACAAGAAAGAATGTATCGAACAGGGCAAGAAATACTTCTCTGTAGCTAGTGGTGGTGGTACCGGACGTACTCTGCATCCGGATAACATGGCTGCTGGTCCTGCTTCCTATGGTATGACAGACACAATGGGACGTATGCACTCTGATGCACAGTTTGCCGGATCCTCTTCTGTTCCTGCTCACGTAGAAATGATGGGTCTGATCGGTATGGGCAACAACCCTATGGTTGGTGCCAGTGTAGCTGTAGCTGTAGCTGTTTCTGAAGCAATGAACAAATAA
- a CDS encoding histidinol-phosphatase HisJ family protein: MHLENGPLTVEYAMKYVEAGVKAGMDTIQILDHTHRFLEFKPMYDNLKQASVYQKDWFEKKKLEPLQSYFNLIEEMKKMELPIAVRFGLEVCYAPQDKAFLRDLLAGYPYDFLIGSIHSIDGLLYDMNGFSREILWDKYDTNAIYRRYYEIMEDMIESDLFTQIGHPDQLKIFHYEPDYDLKPTYERLAVLAKEHDVYMETNTGCHYRYLHEDVGTNQVFLDILKAHGVNIMTASDAHQPQHVGMHIAEISRQLGLD; the protein is encoded by the coding sequence ATGCATCTGGAGAATGGTCCGCTTACTGTGGAGTATGCGATGAAATATGTGGAAGCCGGTGTAAAGGCAGGTATGGATACCATACAGATTCTGGATCATACCCATCGGTTTCTGGAGTTTAAGCCGATGTATGACAATCTGAAGCAGGCTTCTGTTTACCAGAAGGACTGGTTTGAAAAGAAAAAGCTGGAGCCGCTGCAGAGCTATTTTAACCTGATTGAGGAAATGAAGAAAATGGAGCTTCCGATTGCGGTTCGTTTTGGTCTTGAGGTATGCTATGCACCACAGGATAAAGCATTTCTTCGTGATTTGCTGGCAGGCTATCCTTATGATTTTCTGATTGGAAGCATTCATTCCATTGACGGACTGCTGTATGATATGAATGGATTTTCCCGGGAAATATTATGGGATAAATATGATACCAATGCCATTTACAGGCGGTATTATGAAATTATGGAGGATATGATCGAGAGTGATTTGTTTACACAGATCGGGCATCCTGACCAGCTGAAGATTTTTCATTATGAACCGGATTATGATCTGAAGCCAACCTATGAAAGACTGGCAGTGCTGGCTAAGGAGCATGATGTATATATGGAAACCAATACCGGCTGTCATTACCGTTACCTGCATGAGGATGTCGGTACCAATCAGGTGTTTCTGGATATCCTGAAGGCACACGGTGTTAACATTATGACGGCAAGTGATGCGCATCAGCCGCAGCATGTGGGAATGCATATTGCAGAAATAAGCAGGCAGCTGGGGCTGGACTAG
- a CDS encoding ABC transporter ATP-binding protein: protein MNKKLSSLKRIVSGLKPFISPYKWEFAGAVLMVIISVVTMVSAPSVEGMITTQLASDLSLAESIGKLQVNFDEITKIMLMLAFIYLAKTLSQVFAVIWLTNAIQHAMQDLRNALQSKIRRLPVRYFDSHQFGDVLSRITNDVDAISNALQQSFVNVVTGVLTIILALIMMFRIHVLMACIAFLIIPLSLLITVFIVRHSQKRFKAQQDALGALNGAITELYTGYNEILIFNKQQESIEKFRNLNENLRQNACTAQFVSSTIGPLNALVTYLTIGGVAVVGTIQIIHGNLSVGNLQAFVRYIWQVNDPLSQISSLSSQIQSAFAAIARVLEILEEEEEIAELNPSKHIEQVKGNVTFSHVRFGYGEEPLMKDLNVEVKSGQMVAIVGPTGAGKTTLINLLLRFYDVNGGSICIDGVDIRDMKRGELRDMFGMVLQDTWLFSGSIYDNIRYGRLDARKDEIIHAAKMANVHHFIRTLPDGYHSVINEEANNISQGEKQLLTIARAILKDPQILILDEATSSVDTRLEKMLQEAMHRVMEGRTSFVIAHRLSTIRSADLILVINDGDIVEQGTHEELMEKQGYYEKLYNSQFADKE from the coding sequence ATGAATAAGAAGCTTTCATCACTCAAACGGATCGTATCCGGACTGAAACCATTCATTTCTCCATATAAATGGGAATTTGCGGGTGCTGTCCTTATGGTCATTATCAGTGTGGTTACCATGGTCAGTGCGCCAAGTGTGGAGGGTATGATTACCACACAGCTGGCAAGCGATTTGTCACTTGCCGAAAGTATTGGAAAGCTGCAGGTGAATTTCGATGAGATAACGAAGATCATGCTGATGCTGGCCTTCATTTATCTGGCGAAGACCCTGTCTCAGGTATTTGCCGTTATCTGGCTGACAAACGCGATTCAGCATGCGATGCAGGATTTAAGAAATGCGCTGCAAAGCAAGATCCGCCGCCTGCCGGTACGCTACTTTGACAGCCACCAGTTCGGTGATGTGCTGAGCAGAATCACCAACGATGTGGATGCGATAAGCAATGCCCTGCAGCAAAGCTTTGTCAATGTGGTTACTGGTGTTCTAACCATCATTCTGGCTCTGATCATGATGTTTCGCATCCATGTTCTCATGGCATGCATCGCCTTTTTGATCATTCCGTTATCCTTGTTGATTACCGTCTTTATCGTACGGCACTCCCAGAAGCGCTTCAAGGCGCAGCAGGATGCCCTCGGCGCATTGAATGGCGCTATCACGGAGCTGTATACCGGCTACAACGAGATTCTGATCTTCAATAAGCAGCAGGAATCTATTGAAAAATTCCGCAATCTGAATGAGAATCTTCGACAGAATGCATGTACCGCACAATTTGTATCCAGTACCATCGGACCATTGAATGCGCTGGTTACCTATCTGACTATCGGCGGTGTTGCGGTTGTTGGTACGATACAAATCATACATGGTAACCTGAGCGTTGGAAATCTGCAGGCCTTTGTCCGCTATATCTGGCAGGTCAATGATCCGTTATCTCAGATATCCTCCCTTTCCTCACAGATTCAGTCGGCCTTTGCGGCGATTGCGCGTGTTCTGGAAATTCTGGAGGAGGAAGAGGAGATTGCAGAGCTGAACCCGTCGAAGCATATTGAACAGGTAAAGGGAAATGTCACCTTCTCGCATGTTCGCTTCGGATATGGTGAGGAGCCGTTGATGAAGGACCTTAACGTGGAAGTGAAAAGCGGACAGATGGTCGCAATCGTCGGTCCTACCGGTGCCGGTAAAACGACACTGATCAACCTGCTGCTTCGTTTCTATGATGTCAACGGAGGAAGCATCTGCATCGACGGTGTGGATATCCGCGACATGAAGCGTGGGGAGCTGCGGGATATGTTCGGTATGGTATTGCAGGATACCTGGCTGTTCTCCGGAAGTATTTACGATAATATCCGCTACGGGCGTCTCGATGCCCGCAAGGATGAGATCATTCACGCAGCAAAGATGGCGAATGTTCATCACTTTATCCGTACCCTGCCGGACGGCTATCATTCCGTGATCAATGAAGAAGCCAACAATATTTCACAGGGAGAAAAACAGCTGCTTACGATTGCCCGTGCTATCTTAAAGGACCCGCAGATTTTGATTCTGGATGAGGCGACAAGCTCTGTCGACACCCGTTTGGAAAAAATGCTGCAGGAAGCGATGCACCGTGTAATGGAGGGAAGAACAAGCTTTGTCATTGCGCACCGTTTGTCCACCATACGCAGTGCCGATCTGATTCTGGTGATCAACGATGGAGATATCGTCGAACAGGGAACGCATGAGGAGCTGATGGAAAAACAGGGCTATTATGAAAAGCTCTACAATTCACAGTTTGCGGACAAAGAATAG